A genomic segment from Asterias amurensis chromosome 6, ASM3211899v1 encodes:
- the LOC139938686 gene encoding ester hydrolase C11orf54 homolog: protein MNLPVEKQALHVPELQELAEVLQDGLQSHFESIAVSVVDCPDMTQKPFTLAAPGLCGSPRLVDVGGVPNIHPLPRFEKIYDLEKLAELAELPGAFMIGAGAGPFKHVGVNSELMPNLVAASSTKEQINCTHNMKIDVNDGTPVLEKCSSTECALMVNLLCSEGKPGKVLEVKASKRTSEKDFVAAMREVLKARYGDKPVGLGGSFLIEKGKAWLHIMPDFCKSPITSIKENEAWLKFYDFDAPIICLSVFYSTDPGLDLRIEHTHCFSHHGVGGHYHYDTTPDDVVYRGYFIPAESVYRVDRPEEQWIPTDK, encoded by the exons ATGAATCTTCCTGTGGAGAAACAAGCTTTGCATGTTCCAGAACTTCAAGAATTAGCTGAAG TTTTACAAGATGGTTTGCAGTCTCATTTTGAGTCGATTGCTGTCAGTGTTGTTGATTGTCCAGATATGACTCAGAAGCCCTTCACACTTGCAGCACCAG GTTTATGCGGGAGTCCAAGACTCGTTGATGTGGGAGGGGTGCCAAATATACATCCTCTACCAAGGTTTGAAAAG aTCTATGATTTAGAGAAATTAGCCGAGCTAGCTGAACTACCAGGTGCTTTTATGATTGGTGCAGGAGCAGGTCCCTTTAAACATGTTGGAGTAAACAGTGAG TTGATGCCAAACCTCGTTGCTGCAAGTTCCACCAAAGAACAGATCAACTGTACTCACAACATGAAAATAGATGTCAATGATGGAACACCAGTCTTAGAGAAATGCTCGAGTACGGAGTGCGCCCTCATGGTCAATCTTCTGTGCTCTGAAGGCAAACCCGGAAAG GTTCTAGAAGTCAAAGCAAGCAAGAGGACTTCGGAGAAGGATTTTGTGGCTGCCATGAGGGAAGTACTAAAAGCCAGATACGGTGATAAACCAGTAGGGCTTGGAGGAAGCTTCCTGATTGAGAAGGGAAAAGCATGGCTGCATATAATG ccgGATTTTTGTAAGAGTCCAATCACCAGTATAAAAGAGAATGAAGCCTGGCTGAAGTTTTATGACTTTGATGCACCAATCATCTGCCTTAGTGTCTTCTATTCCACTGATCCG GGTCTTGACCTACGTATAGAGCACACCCATTGTTTCAGTCACCATGGTGTAGGCGGACATTATCACTACGACACCACACCAGATGATGTTGTCTACAGGGGTTATTTCATTCCAGCCGAGAGCGTTTATCGAGTGGACAGACCAGAGGAGCAGTGGATACCTACAGATAAATAA